One part of the Chryseobacterium mulctrae genome encodes these proteins:
- a CDS encoding DUF423 domain-containing protein, which produces MKTITLVFGAVYGMLSVILGAFGAHALKKILSVERLESFETGVRYQMYAAFFLLIAGYILKFDTSSQKWISILMIAGTILFSFSIYMLSMQDYWGMNLKFLGPITPLGGLFMILAWLMLIFYFVKNKI; this is translated from the coding sequence ATGAAAACAATTACTTTGGTCTTCGGTGCTGTTTATGGCATGTTATCAGTTATTTTAGGTGCTTTTGGAGCACACGCTTTAAAGAAAATATTATCTGTAGAAAGGCTGGAAAGTTTTGAAACAGGAGTAAGATATCAAATGTACGCTGCGTTTTTTTTGCTGATTGCAGGGTATATTTTAAAATTTGACACCTCATCTCAAAAATGGATTTCTATTTTGATGATTGCTGGAACAATACTGTTTTCTTTCAGTATATATATGCTCAGTATGCAGGATTATTGGGGAATGAATCTTAAATTTTTAGGACCAATTACTCCACTTGGAGGATTGTTTATGATTTTAGCTTGGTTGATGCTGATTTTTTATTTTGTAAAGAATAAAATTTAA
- a CDS encoding chloride channel protein, which translates to MKINRRRRLIRTFNLLDQPIKFNPFVFSRTFFMWAITGLVGGIIAGLYWIVLEHFTEFLHHFQGWMVIPTMAISGLLAGLVIHFIGDPGEIHLIVNNIRFNKGKLEPKNNPSMILSSLFCVASGGSLGPEAPLVQVTGSTGTYLGKLFRLKGEELRSLSIAGMASGFTALFGAPLGGSLFSLEILHHKHAVEYYKAIIPALVASCFSYLMFALIIHLGIGATWDLKAYHYTGVYDFAYATAFGIVGTLFGWIFIFVVKFFKKVFEYRNFPIYIKTLVGGILLGIIAFYFPLTRYFGHHEINELINGNYALNFLIIILIFKILAIAITVTSGWRGGFIIPLFFVGTTLGLIIHHLFPTVDTTLAIVSCMAAINACVTRTPMSTTIILGTLTGFTYFVPILFASLTGYFLAPKIPFIGSQSEKLAEE; encoded by the coding sequence ATGAAAATCAACAGAAGACGTCGCTTAATACGAACTTTTAATCTTTTGGATCAACCCATTAAGTTTAATCCTTTCGTATTCAGCCGTACTTTTTTTATGTGGGCAATTACAGGTTTGGTTGGCGGAATTATCGCCGGATTATACTGGATTGTTCTCGAACACTTCACAGAATTTTTACATCACTTCCAAGGTTGGATGGTGATTCCGACGATGGCAATTTCAGGTCTTTTGGCAGGTTTGGTCATTCATTTTATTGGCGATCCTGGAGAAATTCATTTGATTGTTAATAACATCAGATTTAATAAAGGAAAATTAGAACCTAAAAATAATCCTTCCATGATTTTGTCGTCACTTTTTTGTGTGGCATCGGGTGGAAGTTTAGGTCCTGAAGCACCTTTGGTACAAGTTACGGGTTCAACAGGAACCTATTTAGGAAAACTTTTTAGGCTGAAAGGAGAAGAGTTACGCTCTTTAAGTATTGCGGGAATGGCTTCTGGTTTTACAGCACTTTTTGGCGCTCCGCTTGGTGGAAGTTTATTTTCTTTGGAAATTCTTCATCATAAACACGCTGTAGAATATTACAAGGCGATTATTCCTGCTTTGGTAGCGAGCTGTTTTAGTTATCTGATGTTTGCTTTAATTATTCATTTGGGAATCGGAGCGACTTGGGATTTGAAAGCCTATCATTACACCGGAGTTTATGATTTTGCCTATGCAACTGCTTTCGGAATTGTAGGAACTTTGTTTGGCTGGATTTTCATTTTTGTGGTTAAATTTTTCAAAAAAGTTTTCGAATACAGAAATTTTCCAATCTATATTAAAACTTTAGTAGGTGGGATTTTATTGGGGATAATTGCTTTTTATTTTCCGTTAACGAGATATTTCGGGCATCATGAAATCAATGAATTGATCAATGGGAATTACGCCCTGAATTTTTTAATTATCATTTTAATTTTTAAAATTTTAGCCATTGCGATTACCGTAACTTCGGGATGGAGAGGTGGTTTCATCATTCCGTTGTTTTTTGTGGGAACTACTTTAGGATTGATTATTCATCATTTATTTCCGACAGTTGACACCACTTTAGCGATTGTAAGCTGTATGGCTGCGATCAATGCATGTGTTACGAGAACGCCGATGAGTACAACGATTATTTTGGGAACTTTGACGGGATTTACGTATTTCGTACCGATACTTTTTGCAAGTTTGACAGGGTATTTCTTAGCTCCGAAAATTCCGTTTATTGGTTCGCAATCGGAAAAATTAGCCGAAGAATAG
- the sucC gene encoding ADP-forming succinate--CoA ligase subunit beta, with translation MNLHEYQSKEILSKYGVAIQRGFVANNVEEAVAAAEKLTAETGAQAWVVKAQIHAGGRGKGGGVKFSPNMDKLKENAENIIGMQLVTPQTSAEGKKVHSVLVAEDVYYPGESETKEFYVSILLDRAEGKNTIVYSTEGGMDIEHVAEVTPHLIHNELIDPTLGLQGFQARKIAFNLGLEGNAFKEFTKFISSLYNAYVGIDASLFEINPVLKTSDNKIIAVDAKVTLDGNSLFRHKDLAELRDTREEDPLDVEAGEAGLNFVKLDGNVACMVNGAGLAMATMDIIKLSGGNPANFLDVGGTADAARVQTAFEIVLRDPNVKAILINIFGGIVRCDRVAQGVVDAYKAMGSLPVPLIVRLQGTNAVEAKKLIDESGLPVHSAITLEEAANKVKEVLA, from the coding sequence ATGAATCTTCACGAGTATCAATCAAAAGAGATTTTATCAAAGTATGGAGTAGCTATCCAACGTGGTTTCGTTGCAAACAACGTAGAAGAAGCTGTAGCAGCTGCTGAAAAATTGACTGCTGAAACCGGAGCTCAGGCTTGGGTTGTAAAAGCGCAGATTCACGCAGGTGGTCGTGGTAAAGGTGGTGGTGTAAAGTTTTCTCCAAACATGGATAAGCTTAAAGAAAATGCTGAAAACATCATCGGAATGCAGTTGGTAACTCCACAAACTTCTGCTGAAGGTAAAAAAGTACACTCTGTTTTGGTTGCAGAAGACGTTTATTATCCTGGAGAATCTGAAACTAAAGAATTTTATGTTTCTATTCTTTTAGATAGAGCTGAAGGTAAAAATACAATCGTATATTCTACAGAAGGTGGTATGGATATTGAGCACGTTGCAGAAGTAACTCCTCACTTAATCCACAACGAATTGATTGATCCTACTTTGGGTCTTCAAGGTTTCCAGGCTAGAAAAATTGCTTTCAACCTAGGTCTTGAAGGAAATGCATTCAAAGAATTTACAAAATTCATCTCATCTCTTTACAATGCTTACGTAGGAATTGATGCTTCTCTTTTCGAAATCAACCCGGTTTTGAAAACTTCTGATAACAAAATTATCGCTGTAGATGCTAAAGTAACTTTGGATGGTAACTCATTGTTCCGTCACAAAGATCTTGCTGAGTTGAGAGATACAAGAGAAGAAGATCCTTTGGATGTTGAAGCTGGTGAAGCTGGTCTTAACTTCGTAAAATTAGACGGTAACGTTGCTTGTATGGTAAACGGAGCTGGTCTTGCAATGGCTACAATGGATATCATCAAATTATCTGGTGGTAACCCTGCTAACTTCTTAGACGTTGGTGGCACTGCAGATGCTGCAAGAGTACAGACTGCTTTCGAAATAGTTTTGAGAGATCCAAACGTAAAAGCTATTTTGATCAACATCTTCGGAGGTATCGTAAGATGCGACAGAGTTGCTCAAGGTGTTGTAGATGCTTACAAAGCGATGGGAAGCCTTCCGGTTCCATTGATCGTAAGATTACAAGGAACTAACGCTGTAGAAGCTAAAAAATTAATTGACGAGTCTGGTCTTCCGGTACACTCTGCAATTACTTTAGAAGAAGCTGCAAACAAAGTAAAAGAAGTTTTAGCTTAA
- a CDS encoding oxygenase MpaB family protein, with protein sequence MKDYNLQPRFKDSLHFKDFWTKGNGKQLIDFSGAEVSFKDFEKFSPFFYHVDEVGDEVVKDVYFTKKYSEASREIEQYIRNGISQYDNAPKSVKKLFAQTQKLPDWLDYNLIKAGAELCMRSNLDSLISLRDYCLIGGYDYAYLNKPLVATEALKKGAVKRLSETLDFWVNVTRYDALEIHQKGYEFAIKTRLIHSYARLSIKKHYKSWDTENWGEPINSWDMMATYIGFSLVFLHSLHKFGNTFSEEEEKGLFHLWKYVGYLLGIPENLLPNDKKQATEYFYLWTSVQPSSDKDSVLLAHSLLNESLENPILKYSFQRKNLRYLHICCTWFLLDDEVCKRLQIPDVPLKKGFPITKKLINKIYDSTVSREARIKKGNKDQMKVLEDYLRITQNSNFH encoded by the coding sequence ATGAAAGACTACAATTTACAGCCAAGATTTAAAGATTCTCTTCATTTCAAAGATTTTTGGACGAAAGGAAACGGAAAACAATTGATTGATTTTTCTGGTGCAGAAGTGAGTTTTAAAGACTTTGAAAAATTTTCTCCTTTCTTTTATCATGTAGATGAAGTAGGAGATGAGGTTGTAAAAGATGTTTATTTTACCAAAAAATATAGTGAGGCATCACGGGAAATCGAACAGTATATCAGAAATGGAATTTCACAGTATGATAATGCTCCAAAAAGTGTTAAAAAACTTTTTGCACAAACGCAAAAACTTCCCGACTGGCTAGATTATAATTTAATAAAAGCAGGAGCAGAGCTATGTATGCGAAGTAATCTCGATTCTTTAATTTCGCTCAGAGATTATTGTTTAATTGGCGGTTACGATTATGCTTATCTCAACAAACCTTTAGTTGCAACCGAAGCTCTAAAAAAAGGTGCCGTAAAAAGACTTTCGGAAACACTTGATTTTTGGGTAAACGTCACAAGATATGATGCATTAGAAATTCATCAAAAAGGTTACGAATTTGCTATCAAAACTCGACTTATCCATTCTTATGCAAGACTTTCGATCAAAAAACATTACAAAAGTTGGGACACTGAAAACTGGGGCGAACCCATCAATTCTTGGGATATGATGGCAACTTATATTGGTTTCAGCCTCGTTTTCCTTCATAGTCTTCATAAATTTGGCAATACTTTTTCTGAAGAGGAAGAGAAAGGGCTTTTTCACCTTTGGAAATATGTAGGATATTTGCTCGGAATTCCCGAAAATCTTCTTCCCAATGATAAAAAACAGGCGACAGAATATTTTTATTTATGGACCTCTGTTCAGCCGTCTTCAGACAAAGATTCGGTTTTGTTGGCACATTCTTTACTGAATGAATCTTTAGAAAATCCTATTTTAAAATATAGTTTTCAAAGAAAAAATCTACGGTATTTACATATTTGTTGCACCTGGTTTTTGCTGGATGATGAGGTTTGCAAAAGACTTCAGATTCCTGATGTACCGTTGAAAAAAGGTTTTCCTATTACAAAGAAGCTCATCAATAAAATATATGATTCTACGGTAAGTCGTGAAGCAAGAATAAAAAAAGGCAATAAAGATCAGATGAAAGTTTTGGAGGATTACCTGAGAATTACCCAGAACTCAAATTTCCATTAA
- the recA gene encoding recombinase RecA — translation MSNIDDKKKALALVLDKLDKTYGKGTVMTLGDDAVDTTIEVIPSGSLGLDIALGVGGYPRGRIIEIYGPESSGKTTLTLHAIAEAQKAGGIAAFIDAEHAFDRGYAAKLGIDLENLIISQPDNGEQALEIADNLIRSGAIDIVVIDSVAALTPKAEIEGEMGDSKMGLHARLMSQALRKLTATINRTKCTVIFINQLREKIGVMFGNPETTTGGNALKFYASVRLDIRKASAPIKNGDEAIGSRVKVKVVKNKVAPPFKMAEFDIMYGEGVSKTGEILDTAVDMGVVKKSGSWFSYGETKLGQGRDAVRDLLKDNPELAEELENKVKEEIANKK, via the coding sequence ATGAGCAACATAGATGATAAGAAAAAAGCACTTGCATTGGTGCTTGACAAGTTAGATAAAACATACGGAAAGGGAACTGTAATGACTTTGGGAGATGATGCAGTTGATACAACCATCGAAGTAATTCCGTCTGGATCATTAGGATTAGACATCGCTTTAGGTGTTGGCGGATATCCAAGAGGAAGGATTATTGAGATCTACGGGCCAGAATCTTCAGGGAAAACAACATTAACGCTTCATGCAATCGCAGAAGCTCAAAAAGCAGGTGGAATTGCTGCTTTTATTGATGCTGAGCACGCTTTCGACAGAGGGTATGCTGCAAAATTAGGAATCGATTTAGAAAATCTTATTATTTCTCAGCCGGACAACGGTGAACAAGCTTTGGAAATTGCTGATAACTTGATTCGTTCAGGAGCAATCGACATTGTGGTAATTGACTCTGTTGCGGCATTGACTCCAAAAGCAGAGATCGAAGGGGAAATGGGAGATTCTAAAATGGGTCTTCATGCAAGATTGATGTCTCAGGCATTAAGAAAGTTAACTGCGACTATTAACAGAACAAAATGTACGGTAATTTTCATCAACCAGTTGAGAGAAAAGATTGGTGTAATGTTCGGAAATCCTGAAACGACAACCGGTGGTAATGCGCTGAAATTCTACGCTTCTGTAAGATTAGATATCAGAAAAGCAAGCGCACCAATTAAGAATGGTGATGAAGCTATCGGTAGCCGCGTGAAAGTGAAAGTGGTGAAGAATAAAGTGGCTCCACCTTTCAAAATGGCAGAATTTGACATTATGTATGGTGAAGGAGTTTCTAAAACAGGTGAGATCTTAGATACTGCGGTTGATATGGGGGTCGTGAAGAAAAGTGGTTCTTGGTTCAGCTACGGTGAAACTAAGCTAGGGCAGGGTCGTGATGCTGTGAGAGATTTGTTGAAAGACAATCCTGAATTAGCAGAAGAACTTGAAAATAAAGTAAAAGAAGAAATTGCTAACAAAAAGTAA
- a CDS encoding tetratricopeptide repeat protein → MQVIKLIILYLLIFSGISKMQAQQYSEKEIDSLLNKEVDQHFRSGKLEESLVLCKEVIKQYNRINNNDKSAKAYLSAANICSNLFRIKESLQYLDLALEKNKEVNNLDSEARIYGEYGRNYYQLGFKGKALENYDKSISLTKSAGLKNGNFQLQYYYGLRAKVYEESGNMKAFYTDLKNAHKAKSNTFTSARLAKYFIGTKNLDSAEYYLNLGEQFVKKGNVPLYQICILKRNYGRYYFEKKEYQKAISFYEESLAIAKELNKPQDVRDTYKLLYEAYKTVKNEKKTIEHIENYTAINDSLKTINTQIQEIPVTTFIKEKEVIAEKSKKKLYIIIFCIIILFVCIFLFLRKNYIKKSHENEKQLYNKEEENIKLQQKVNESFDEVIDLAKTNSPEFFTRFKEVYPDIIAKLIEIDPKLRVTELTLLAYSYLGFNSKDVALYTFKSVNTVRSRKYNLRKKLNILPEENMELWLKNLRE, encoded by the coding sequence ATGCAAGTAATAAAACTCATCATACTTTATTTATTAATTTTCTCCGGCATTTCTAAAATGCAGGCGCAACAATATTCTGAAAAAGAAATAGATTCGTTACTCAATAAAGAAGTCGATCAACATTTCAGATCTGGTAAACTAGAAGAATCTTTAGTTTTATGTAAAGAAGTCATCAAACAATATAATCGCATAAATAATAATGATAAATCTGCAAAAGCTTATTTATCTGCAGCCAATATTTGCAGTAATCTTTTTAGGATAAAAGAAAGTTTACAATATCTGGATTTAGCTCTCGAAAAAAATAAGGAAGTAAATAATCTTGATTCAGAGGCCAGAATTTATGGAGAATATGGAAGGAATTATTATCAGCTTGGCTTCAAAGGAAAAGCATTAGAAAACTACGATAAAAGCATCTCTCTTACAAAATCTGCCGGATTAAAAAATGGTAACTTTCAGCTTCAGTATTATTATGGTCTAAGAGCAAAAGTATATGAAGAAAGTGGCAACATGAAAGCATTCTATACTGATTTAAAAAATGCACATAAAGCCAAATCTAATACTTTTACCTCAGCACGGCTTGCAAAATACTTTATCGGTACAAAAAATCTGGATTCTGCAGAATATTATCTTAATCTTGGCGAACAGTTTGTAAAAAAAGGTAACGTTCCTTTATACCAAATCTGCATACTTAAAAGAAATTACGGAAGGTACTATTTTGAAAAAAAAGAGTATCAGAAAGCCATCTCTTTTTATGAAGAATCGCTTGCTATAGCAAAAGAACTTAACAAGCCACAAGATGTGAGAGACACCTACAAATTGCTTTATGAAGCCTATAAAACAGTTAAAAATGAAAAGAAAACCATTGAGCATATAGAAAACTACACCGCAATAAATGATAGTTTAAAAACAATAAACACTCAAATACAAGAAATACCAGTAACAACTTTTATAAAAGAAAAGGAAGTAATCGCCGAAAAGTCAAAAAAAAAACTTTACATCATAATATTCTGTATCATTATTTTATTTGTTTGTATTTTTTTATTTCTAAGAAAAAATTATATCAAAAAAAGTCATGAGAATGAAAAACAGCTCTACAACAAAGAAGAAGAAAATATTAAGTTGCAACAAAAAGTAAACGAATCTTTTGATGAGGTAATCGATCTTGCAAAAACCAACAGTCCTGAATTTTTCACCCGATTCAAAGAAGTTTATCCTGATATTATTGCTAAACTCATAGAAATAGACCCAAAACTGAGAGTTACTGAACTTACTCTTTTGGCATATTCTTATCTTGGATTTAACTCTAAAGATGTTGCACTTTACACTTTCAAATCGGTAAATACTGTACGAAGCAGGAAGTATAATTTGCGAAAAAAGCTTAATATTCTACCCGAAGAAAACATGGAATTATGGCTGAAAAATCTAAGGGAATAA
- a CDS encoding helix-turn-helix transcriptional regulator, with translation MRLFTLQKPTVLSFSHVFGKFIRKLLEIEAKFRVSELTLCTYIYLGFSSKNIALYTFKSVNTVRSRKYNLRKKLHISPEENMELWIKNVN, from the coding sequence ATGAGGTTATTCACCTTGCAAAAACCAACAGTTCTGAGTTTTTCACACGTTTTCGGGAAGTTTATCCGGAAGCTTTTAGAAATAGAAGCAAAATTCAGAGTTTCAGAGCTGACACTTTGTACTTATATATATTTGGGATTCAGCTCAAAAAACATTGCACTTTATACTTTTAAATCTGTAAATACCGTACGAAGCAGAAAATACAACCTGAGAAAAAAACTACATATTTCTCCTGAAGAAAATATGGAATTGTGGATAAAGAATGTAAATTGA
- a CDS encoding helix-turn-helix domain-containing protein, with translation MTPDYKRIYTDLLEKKLPSRYHEFKDKLERKDLNTLDIIRINQSIFGSSNSESEAFNQKHRSYNKATILQILDYQKAHKLSNIQLALHFKLSRNTVSKWKKLFP, from the coding sequence ATGACTCCTGATTATAAAAGAATTTACACAGATCTTCTTGAAAAGAAACTACCATCCCGATACCACGAGTTTAAAGATAAACTCGAAAGAAAAGACCTTAATACGCTCGATATTATCCGAATTAATCAATCAATTTTTGGGAGTTCCAATAGCGAATCTGAAGCTTTTAACCAAAAACACCGCTCCTATAACAAAGCCACAATTTTACAGATTTTAGATTATCAAAAAGCGCATAAGCTTAGTAATATTCAACTGGCTCTTCACTTCAAATTAAGCAGAAATACTGTGAGTAAATGGAAAAAACTATTTCCATAA
- a CDS encoding transposase: MKIDLKKIHIGELIEKGVAESGIQMSRICSFLKCNENDVKEMYNAKKLDTELLLRWSKLLEYDFFRLYSQHLILYSSNSTVQKRVGERKKTTLPEFRKNIYTKEILDFILEMIESGEKTKQQVIEEYRIPKTTLYKWIGKYRS, from the coding sequence ATGAAAATAGATTTAAAAAAAATTCATATCGGGGAATTGATTGAAAAAGGAGTTGCAGAAAGCGGGATACAAATGTCCCGTATCTGTAGCTTCCTTAAATGTAATGAGAATGATGTAAAAGAAATGTACAATGCAAAGAAACTGGATACCGAACTTCTCCTTCGCTGGAGCAAACTTCTGGAGTACGATTTTTTCAGATTGTATTCTCAGCATCTTATACTATATTCTTCAAATTCCACAGTCCAAAAACGAGTTGGAGAACGAAAAAAAACTACCCTACCAGAATTTCGCAAAAATATTTACACAAAAGAGATTTTAGATTTCATTCTTGAGATGATAGAATCTGGTGAAAAAACAAAGCAGCAAGTAATAGAAGAATACAGAATTCCCAAAACAACATTATACAAATGGATCGGCAAATACAGAAGCTGA